A genomic region of Papaver somniferum cultivar HN1 chromosome 7, ASM357369v1, whole genome shotgun sequence contains the following coding sequences:
- the LOC113299101 gene encoding GPI-anchored protein LLG2-like, whose amino-acid sequence MAWNHCLLVLFIFVFTGLATSSFISDDIFESHGSNGRTLLQAKSGCAVNFEFQNYTIITSQCKGPQYPPKLCCGAFKEFACPFAEDINDLTNDCATTMFSYINLYGKYPPGLFASECREDKQGLACPDSPPGSSSEGSVSRPLSFPLVLILTVGVLLVFGQL is encoded by the exons ATGGCTTGGAATCACTGCTTATTGGTTTTGTTCATCTTCGTTTTTACGGGATTAGCCACTTCAAGCTTCATCTCAG ATGATATCTTTGAATCGCATGGATCCAATGGACGAACACTCCTCCAAGCAAAATCAG GTTGCGCAGTGAACTTCGAATTCCAGAACTATACTATTATCACCAGCCAGTGCAAAGGACCACAATACCCGCCTAAACTCTGTTGTGGCGCCTTCAAAGAATTTGCTTGCCCCTTCGCAGAAGATATAAATGACTTAACTAATGATTGTGCAACAACTATGTTCAGCTACATAAATCTCTATGGTAAATATCCACCTGGCTTGTTCGCAAGTGAATGTCGGGAAGACAAGCAAGGGCTGGCATGTCCCGACAGTCCCCCGGGAAGTTCCAGCGAAGGCTCAGTCTCTCGGCCTTTATCATTTCCACTGGTTCTTATTCTAACAGTTGGTGTTCTACTAGTGTTTGGCCAGTTGTGA
- the LOC113293185 gene encoding GPI-anchored protein LLG1-like, which produces MVWKTCFSVILFFALTELATSNFISGDVFEASHGSTGRSLLQAKKGCSVDFENMNYTIITSQCKGPQYPAKQCCAALLEFMCPFADQINDLNSDCATTAFSYINLYGKYPPGLFANECHGGKDGLDCSDSPPPGKSSSSINLPSRKTNITASFLIVALSLVLVFF; this is translated from the exons ATGGTTTGGAAAACTTGTTTCTCTGTAATTCTGTTCTTTGCTTTGACGGAATTGGCCACCTCAAATTTCATTTCAG GTGATGTCTTTGAGGCATCGCATGGATCCACAGGCCGTTCACTCCTCCAGGCGAAAAAAG GTTGCTCAGTGGATTTTGAAAACATGAACTACACAATCATAACGAGCCAGTGCAAAGGACCTCAATACCCTGCTAAGCAATGTTGTGCCGCCTTGTTAGAATTTATGTGTCCATTTGCAGATCAAATTAATGACTTGAATAGTGATTGTGCAACCACGGCTTTCAGCTACATAAATTTGTATGGAAAGTACCCACCTGGTTTGTTTGCAAATGAATGTCATGGAGGTAAAGATGGTCTTGATTGTTCTGACTCACCTCCACCAGGAAAATCTTCATCTAGTATCAACTTACCTAGTAGAAAAACAAATATTACAGCTTCCTTTCTAATAGTTGCCTTGTCCCTCGTACTAGTATTTTTCTAA